A section of the Babylonia areolata isolate BAREFJ2019XMU chromosome 1, ASM4173473v1, whole genome shotgun sequence genome encodes:
- the LOC143290395 gene encoding UDP-glucuronosyltransferase 2A2-like codes for MWPTAVTLTCLLTAASLAQVSDSKRVVSIPFPLCSHIKYYTQVAQVLASRGHRVWVAMPTYMLEKRYLDTSGFTPIPYDSLPGMEQNIEALINAAYFDKKPGDLLLALRLCRDIFDSILRNDSFIAAVGQTKPDLIVIDNLSQFYVVSIIPYRLGVPFAFLGAFYSPHLMGVPFSPASTPHFLLPYSDTMTFFQRLYTTVTYIVLTIIDPTFPTEAVSMYAPEMPYLPLSALVAKTEIFLVERDHVLDYPQPTLPNVKLIGGTATGPAKVLPPEYRSFMDSGKEGVVIVSFGSYVLGLSKHISDKVLQVLLQLPMKSIFRSNLTSPDPTKILTAPWIPQNDLLGHPHTKVFVSHCGQNGQYEALYHAVPIVAMPLFYDQHYNAERVRVKGFAEVLDLKACTAEELMSTILTVANEPRYKQAVAKRSRLFRELYGVPTETAAYWLDHVMEYGGDYMRSAGQQMPFYQYVLLDVFIFILCVAALVVVVIYCLISAISRRFQKKKSKAE; via the coding sequence ATGTGGCCAACAGCTGTGACTTTGACCTGTCTGCTGACAGCGGCGTCCCTGGCGCAGGTGTCGGACTCGAAGAGAGTGGTCAGCATCCCCTTCCCGTTATGCAGTCACATCAAGTACTACACCCAGGTGGCACAGGTGCTGGCCTCCAGAGGTCACCGGGTCTGGGTTGCCATGCCAACGTACATGCTGGAAAAGCGCTACCTGGACACATCCGGTTTCACCCCCATTCCCTACGACTCCTTACCCGGCATGGAGCAAAATATCGAGGCATTGATAAACGCTGCCTACTTCGACAAGAAACCAGGTGACTTGCTATTGGCTTTACGGCTTTGCAGAGACATCTTTGACTCAATATTGAGAAATGATTCCTTCATCGCCGCCGTTGGGCAGACGAAGCCAGACCTGATCGTGATCGACAACCTCTCTCAGTTCTACGTGGTGAGCATCATCCCTTACAGGCTGGGAGTGCCCTTCGCTTTCCTGGGTGCCTTTTACAGTCCGCATTTAATGGGCGTGCCCTTTTCACCGGCCAGTACTCCTCATTTCCTGTTGCCGTACAGCGACACTATGACCTTCTTCCAAAGACTGTACACCACCGTCACCTACATCGTATTGACCATCATCGACCCGACTTTCCCTACCGAGGCCGTGTCCATGTATGCTCCAGAAATGCCCTACCTGCCTCTGAGTGCTTTGGTTGCTAAAACCGAGATCTTTCTTGTGGAAAGAGACCATGTACTGGACTATCCTCAACCCACGCTGCCCAATGTCAAACTGATTGGTGGGACAGCAACAGGACCCGCCAAGGTCCTGCCGCCTGAGTATCGATCCTTCATGGACAGTGGCAAAGAGGGGGTGGTGATTGTATCCTTTGGCAGCTACGTGCTCGGCCTTTCGAAGCACATTAGTGACAAGGTCCTGCAGGTTCTGCTGCAGCTGCCCATGAAGTCGATCTTCAGGTCTAACCTGACATCTCCAGATCCCACGAAGATCCTGACAGCACCATGGATACCTCAGAATGACCTGCTGGGCCATCCACACACCAAAGTGTTTGTCAGTCACTGTGGGCAGAACGGGCAGTACGAGGCCCTATACCACGCTGTTCCAATCGTGGCCATGCCTCTCTTCTATGACCAACACTACAACGCAGAACGTGTCCGAGTGAAAGGTTTTGCTGAGGTACTGGACCTTAAGGCATGCACAGCTGAAGAATTGATGTCCACCATTCTGACAGTTGCCAACGAACCAAGGTACAAACAGGCTGTTGCTAAACGTTCCCGTCTGTTCAGAGAGTTGTACGGAGTTCCCACGGAGACGGCAGCTTACTGGTTGGATCATGTGATGGAATATGGTGGTGACTATATGCGTTCTGCCGGACAACAAATGCCGTTCTATCAGTATGTGCTGCTGGATGTCTTCATCTTCATTCTGTGTGTGGCGGCACTGGTTGTTGTGGTGATCTACTGTCTGATAAGTGCCATCTCCAGACGCTTccagaagaagaagtcaaaggCAGAATGA